From Pan paniscus chromosome 9, NHGRI_mPanPan1-v2.0_pri, whole genome shotgun sequence, the proteins below share one genomic window:
- the LOC100977374 gene encoding LOW QUALITY PROTEIN: putative zinc finger protein 75C (The sequence of the model RefSeq protein was modified relative to this genomic sequence to represent the inferred CDS: inserted 1 base in 1 codon; substituted 1 base at 1 genomic stop codon), protein MSHTGVKLFLEQMIMRELKADACLNSHMGAMWETNRSVKENSSQSKKYSTQIECLGPGSACRHFRSFHYHEATEPLEAINQLQKLCHQWLRPEIHSKKHILEMLVLEHFLTILPKGTQNWVQKHHPQLVKQALVLVERLQREPGGTKNEVTAHELGEEAVLLRGTTVAPGFKWKPAELEPMGLFXKEYWNTYRVLQEQLGWNTQKETQPIYERAVHVQQILALSEHKSTKDWKMAPKLIWPESQSLLTFEDMAVYFSEEEWQLLGPLEKTLYNDVMQDIYETAISLGLKLKNDNGNDYPIISVSAPEIQTAGYKVSKKTRMKIAQKTKGRENHGDTHRVQKWHQAFSRKKRNXTTCKQELPKLMDLHGKGHTGEKSFKCRDCGKIFRVSSDLIKHQRIHTEEKLYKCQQCDRRFRWSSGLNKHFMTHQGINPYRCSWYGKSISYDTNLQTHQRIHTGEKPFKCHECGKIFIHKSNLIKYQRTHTGKQPYTCSIRRRNFSRQLSLLRHQKLHRRWEACPMSPN, encoded by the exons ATGTCACACACAGGAGTAAAACTCTTCCTAGAGCAAATGATAATGAGAGAGCTGAAGGCAGATGCATGCTTGAACTCTCATATGGGAGCTATGTGGGAGACCAACAGGTCTGTGAAAGAGAACTCCAGTCAGAGTAAGAAATACAGCACACAAATAGAGTGTCTCGGTCCTGGGAGTGCTTGCAGGCACTTCCGGAGCTTCCATTATCATGAAGCAACTGAACCGCTTGAGGCTATCAACCAACTTCAGAAATTGTGCCATCAGTGGCTGAGGCCAGAGATCCACTCAAAAAAGCACATTTTGGAAATGCTGGTACTAGAGCACTTCCTGACCATTCTGCCAAAGGGGACCCAGAACTGGGTGCAGAAGCATCATCCACAGCTTGTCAAACAGGCTCTGGTCCTGGTGGAACGCTTGCAGAGAGAACCTGGTGGAACAAAGAATGAGGTCACAGCCCATGAGCTGGGAGAGGAGGCAGTGCTCTTGAGAGGAACAACAGTGGCCCCAGGCTTCAAGTGGAAGCCAGCAGAGCTCGAACCAATGGGTCTGTTCTAGAAAGAATACTGGAACACATACAGGGTACTACAAGAACAGCTGGGCTGGAATACTCAGAAAGAAACCCAGCCTATATATGAAAGAGCTGTGCATGTTCAACAGATTTTAGCCCTTTCTGAGCACAAAAGCACCAAAGACTGGAAGATGGCACCTAAGCTCATCTGGCCTGAGTCCCAGAGTTTGTTGACATTTGAAGATATGGCTGTGTACTTCTCTGAGGAAGAATGGCAATTATTAGGTCCTCTTGAGAAGACTCTCTACAATGATGTAATGCAGGATATCTATGAGACTGCCATCTCTCTAGGGTTAAAGCTAAAAAATGACAATGGAAATGACTATCCTATAATATCGGTTTCTGCACCTGAAATACAAACAGCAGGATACAAAGTATCAAAAAAGACCAGAATGAAAATTGCCCAGAAAACAAAGGGCAGGGAAAATCATGGTGATACACACAGGGTACAGAAATGGCATCAAGCTttttcaaggaagaaaagaa ttaCAACTTGTAAACAAGAGCTTCCAAAACTTATGGATCTTCACGGGAAAGGCCACACAGGAGAGAAATCTTTTAAATGTCGGGACTGTGGGAAAATCTTCAGAGTTAGCTCAGATCTTATTAAGCACCAGAGAATTCACACTGAAGAGAAACTCTATAAATGTCAACAATGTGACAGGAGGTTTAGATGGAGTTCAGGTCTTAATAAGCACTTCATGACACATCAAGGAATAAACCCATATAGATGCTCATGGTATGGGAAAAGCATTAGTTATGACACAAATCTACAAACACACCAAAGAATTCACACAGGAGAGAAGCCCTTTAAATGTCATGAATGTGGGAAAATATTCATTCACAAATCCAACCTTATTAAATACCAGAGAACTCACACAGGTAAGCAGCCTTATACTTGTAGCATACGCAGGAGAAACTTTAGTAGGCAGTTGAGCCTTCTTAGACACCAGAAACTCCACAGAAGATGGGAAGCATGTCCAATGTCTCCAAACTGA